The DNA segment GGTGGCAAGGCACGATCAACGGAAACGGGTTCTTCCGCATCACCGTGCCGACGGCGCGCGCCGCGCCGGGGGCCGAGACTTTTTCCGCCAGCTCCGCGTAGCTGAGCGTCTGTCCGCGGTGAATTTTGCGGCAGTGTTCCGTCACGCGCCGGCGGAATGGCGTCATCGCTGACGTGTCGATCTCCACGTCGAGGAAGTCATCGTCGTCGCCCTTGGCGAAGGCGGTCAGGCGATCGCACAGCCGGCGCTGCCACGGCGTGAGCTTCGCCGTAATCTCGCCGGGCATCCGCAGCGAAGCGATCGCGGAGTCCGGCGAGGCATGGCCGAAGGACAACTCGACGAGGCAATCCCCGCGCGTCGTGGCGGCCATCCAGCCGAACGCGGTCAGGAAAAGGAATCGCTGGCACGTCGTCGTGGCAAGTTTCGCCGGCATCGCGCAAACCCCCGATGGCGATTGAGTGGACATGTGGACATCAGCTTAACGCACGCAACATCGGAAACAAGTTCCGCTCTCGTTAAGCCCAGGGAAGGCCAGCGCAAATCCCACCATCCCCCACGACTTGGAGGGCCTTCCCTGGGCTTGGACTGGCGAAGCGCCGGGCCAAAAGCCCCAATCGTCAAGGATTTCCTCACAAAATCCACACAATTCATTTAATCCTTGTTAAACTCCAAGATGCCCTGTGGCCATTCAAACCGGTCGCCAGGGAATTGGGACAGAGAAGACCAGGGCCGCTTCCGGCTCGCGCTGTCCCTATCGATCGCGCTTCCAGCAGACAGGGGACAGACATGGCGGCCAGGCGGCGACCGCGGTGGGGAAAATCTCGGCGCACGAATCAAGTGCGGCGTGGCAATTGGCTCGGCGAACGACTTGAGTCGCGCGTCATGATGGCCGGCGACGTGTTCATCAGCGAGTTCCTCGCGCAGAACGACGGCGGGCTGCAGGATCAGGATGGCGATGCGTCGGACTGGATTGAGATCTACAACGCCAGCGCGGCCGACGTCAATCTGCAAGGCTGGCATCTCACCGATGACTCCGACGAATTGACGAAGTGGGATTTCCCCTTGGCCGTCGTGCCGGCTGGCGGATTCCTCGTCGTGTTCGCCTCGGGTAAGGATCGCGCCGTCGCCGGCAGCGAGTTGCACACGAACTTCTCGCTCTCTAC comes from the Planctomycetia bacterium genome and includes:
- a CDS encoding MGMT family protein; this translates as MSTQSPSGVCAMPAKLATTTCQRFLFLTAFGWMAATTRGDCLVELSFGHASPDSAIASLRMPGEITAKLTPWQRRLCDRLTAFAKGDDDDFLDVEIDTSAMTPFRRRVTEHCRKIHRGQTLSYAELAEKVSAPGAARAVGTVMRKNPFPLIVPCHRVLGAAGKLGGYSAPGGLETKRRLLAMEQAK